The following proteins come from a genomic window of Flavobacterium eburneipallidum:
- a CDS encoding helix-turn-helix domain-containing protein: MKSKSIDEFYEDISSDSFANPCELLPNGIQKEIGHFNVFNIKELYERLKGQCNMPYDRRAYYKISLIRGKNRVEYADRTIEIEEQALLFATPKIPYNYLPLDMQQSGHFCVFTSEFLTKDKIGIDLEKLPIFQTDGYPVFQLTTEAANEMDLIFKKIHQEINSDYVYKYDLIRNYVAELIHFGQKLQPITALYSKHNSAARVSSLFVELLERQFPIESSRQRLELKSAKDFADRLSIHVNHLNKVLKENTGKTTTELISERLIQEAKILLKETDWNISEIAYSLGFEELAHFSNFFKKQTALSPLSFRV, translated from the coding sequence ATGAAATCAAAATCAATCGACGAGTTTTATGAAGACATTTCCAGCGACAGTTTTGCTAATCCATGCGAACTGTTGCCTAATGGAATTCAAAAAGAAATTGGACATTTTAATGTTTTTAATATCAAAGAATTATACGAAAGATTGAAGGGACAATGCAATATGCCATACGACCGAAGAGCCTATTATAAAATAAGTTTGATTCGAGGCAAAAACAGAGTAGAGTATGCTGATCGAACCATTGAAATTGAAGAACAGGCTCTTTTGTTTGCAACGCCCAAGATTCCGTATAATTATCTTCCCTTGGATATGCAACAGTCAGGTCATTTTTGTGTTTTTACCAGTGAGTTTTTAACCAAAGACAAAATCGGGATCGACTTGGAAAAGCTGCCTATTTTCCAAACAGATGGTTATCCAGTATTTCAGCTGACAACAGAAGCGGCTAATGAAATGGACTTAATTTTCAAAAAGATACATCAAGAAATTAATTCAGATTATGTTTATAAATACGATTTGATTCGGAATTATGTAGCGGAGCTGATTCACTTTGGGCAAAAATTGCAACCCATAACCGCCTTGTATTCTAAGCACAATTCGGCAGCCAGAGTTTCTTCTTTATTTGTAGAATTATTGGAAAGACAATTCCCTATTGAATCTTCTCGCCAACGATTGGAATTGAAATCGGCCAAAGATTTTGCGGATCGTTTGTCCATTCACGTCAATCATCTGAATAAAGTTTTAAAGGAAAATACAGGTAAAACGACCACCGAATTAATCAGCGAACGATTGATTCAGGAAGCCAAGATTTTATTAAAAGAAACGGATTGGAATATTTCGGAAATTGCCTATTCACTCGGTTTCGAAGAATTGGCACATTTTTCTAATTTCTTTAAAAAACAAACTGCTTTGTCGCCTTTGTCTTTTAGAGTTTAA
- a CDS encoding DUF3078 domain-containing protein yields the protein MKKVILLAFLLSVSAKIKAQSTEKELLKHTENSVKVIADTSGNGWTKKGLITFLFNQANFNNWVAGGESSLSGNLGINYDFNYKQDNMTWDNRVLASYGLLQTQNADFEKKTDDRFEFNSVYGKRASGNWYYSFILNFRTQFTDGYIYSKDAGGAEIRQENTGIFSPAYLTFGPGIYWKKSDNLKVNFAPLTSKMTFVNNDYTSLPGYVDGSYFGVDANKSLRYELGFYASGYYKFKLMDNVTAENILSLYSNYLEKPGNIDLDYQINIVMKINKTLSANLTFQTIYDDNAFAGFQTRQVFGVGVNYNFVH from the coding sequence ATGAAAAAAGTAATCTTATTAGCGTTTCTGCTATCTGTTTCAGCAAAAATTAAAGCGCAATCTACCGAAAAGGAACTATTAAAACATACTGAAAATTCTGTTAAGGTAATCGCAGATACCTCTGGAAATGGATGGACGAAAAAAGGACTTATCACTTTTTTGTTCAACCAAGCCAATTTTAACAACTGGGTTGCCGGTGGCGAAAGCAGTCTTTCGGGCAATTTAGGAATCAATTATGATTTCAATTACAAGCAAGACAACATGACTTGGGACAATCGCGTTTTGGCTTCTTATGGTCTGCTTCAAACCCAAAATGCTGATTTCGAAAAGAAAACAGACGACCGTTTTGAATTCAATTCGGTTTACGGAAAAAGAGCTTCTGGAAATTGGTATTACTCCTTTATTTTAAATTTTAGAACTCAATTTACAGACGGCTATATTTACAGCAAAGATGCTGGTGGAGCCGAAATAAGACAAGAAAATACAGGAATATTCTCTCCTGCTTATCTTACTTTTGGACCTGGTATTTATTGGAAAAAAAGTGATAATCTAAAAGTAAATTTTGCGCCATTAACCTCTAAAATGACTTTTGTTAATAACGATTATACTTCATTGCCAGGTTATGTTGACGGATCCTATTTTGGTGTAGATGCCAACAAAAGTTTGCGTTATGAACTCGGTTTTTATGCTTCTGGATATTACAAATTCAAATTGATGGATAACGTAACAGCCGAAAATATTTTGAGTTTATATTCTAATTATTTAGAAAAACCAGGGAATATTGATTTGGATTATCAAATTAATATTGTGATGAAAATCAATAAAACACTTTCGGCTAATCTTACGTTCCAAACCATATATGATGACAATGCTTTTGCAGGTTTTCAAACCAGACAAGTATTTGGTGTAGGCGTTAATTATAACTTTGTACACTAA
- a CDS encoding DUF59 domain-containing protein, whose product METFIDTDQIGSDIVAKLKTIYDPEIPVDIYELGLIYDVMVSTDFEVKILMTLTSPNCPVAESLPREVEEKIKSIEHVKGAEVEITFDPPWSKDLMSEEAKLELGML is encoded by the coding sequence ATGGAAACATTTATAGACACAGACCAAATAGGATCTGACATTGTAGCGAAATTAAAAACCATCTACGATCCAGAAATTCCTGTTGATATTTACGAATTAGGATTGATTTATGACGTAATGGTAAGTACCGATTTCGAAGTGAAAATCCTGATGACATTAACTTCTCCGAACTGTCCTGTGGCAGAAAGTTTGCCAAGAGAAGTAGAAGAAAAAATAAAATCTATTGAGCACGTAAAAGGTGCCGAAGTAGAAATCACTTTCGATCCGCCTTGGAGCAAAGATTTGATGAGCGAAGAAGCCAAGTTAGAATTAGGAATGCTTTAA
- a CDS encoding DUF2480 family protein produces the protein MEEIENKVANSILEVFDLEDYYPKGVRAQIDISQWLLEGFLLKEKDFREHLKNQDWSQYQDQYVAIHCSTDAIVPAWASILVAIQLAPFAKKIVNGTIEDLDAALYEEILSKLDYSVYENKPVIIKGCSKKPVPMRAYILAAHHLQAYARSIMYGEACSAVPLYKAPKK, from the coding sequence ATGGAAGAAATAGAAAATAAAGTTGCCAATAGCATTTTGGAAGTTTTCGATTTAGAAGACTATTATCCAAAGGGAGTTCGTGCGCAAATTGATATTTCGCAATGGCTTCTGGAAGGTTTTTTATTGAAAGAAAAAGACTTTAGAGAGCATCTTAAAAATCAAGACTGGTCGCAATATCAAGATCAGTATGTGGCAATTCATTGCAGTACCGATGCTATTGTTCCGGCTTGGGCTTCTATTTTGGTGGCGATTCAATTGGCACCTTTTGCCAAAAAAATTGTCAATGGCACTATCGAAGATTTGGATGCTGCTTTGTATGAAGAAATTCTTTCCAAATTGGATTATTCGGTTTACGAAAACAAGCCAGTTATTATAAAAGGCTGTTCGAAAAAACCAGTGCCAATGCGAGCCTATATTTTGGCAGCGCATCATTTGCAGGCTTATGCACGGAGTATTATGTATGGCGAGGCTTGTTCCGCAGTTCCTTTGTATAAAGCACCCAAAAAATAA
- a CDS encoding serine/threonine-protein kinase: MKTNELNRLSEEDDIILQIEQFKMGLVSLATGGRLEQKEYSTFRKLILSQSNLEKVIPRFLKLCRTSDEFWAWIKSEAPTYAERRVIISEAINPILEILEYETGEGALEFSKNYEEKEIIGNGGFGLVYLYEHRLLQLPFAVKVFAPAFYEGGGKELERFFQEAKMLFKLNHPSIIKVYDAGMIGSRPFIRMEYFNGRNLNQILNDFGTLKQDKALELIKNIVKALNHAHEEIGIIHRDLKPSNIMASMPNQFRIIDFGLSIFIENELHSRFTKTGEGTISGYYNAPELIQNPRLIDKRSDIYSIGAIWYTLLIGQPPAGSSFLDILYENPEISNEYVKCIEGCLKNIENRTKSCTELLDQIEKL, encoded by the coding sequence ATGAAAACCAATGAATTAAACAGATTATCAGAAGAAGATGATATCATTCTGCAAATTGAACAATTTAAAATGGGACTTGTTTCTTTGGCAACTGGTGGAAGACTAGAACAAAAAGAATACAGTACATTTAGAAAATTAATTTTATCCCAGTCCAATTTAGAAAAAGTAATTCCAAGGTTCTTAAAACTTTGTAGAACATCTGATGAGTTTTGGGCATGGATAAAATCTGAAGCTCCTACATATGCGGAAAGAAGAGTTATAATTAGTGAAGCAATAAATCCTATATTAGAAATTCTTGAATATGAAACAGGTGAAGGTGCTTTAGAATTTAGTAAGAATTATGAAGAAAAGGAAATAATTGGAAATGGTGGTTTTGGATTAGTTTATCTATATGAACATAGACTATTACAATTGCCTTTTGCAGTTAAGGTTTTTGCTCCAGCTTTTTATGAAGGTGGGGGAAAAGAACTTGAAAGGTTTTTTCAAGAGGCTAAAATGTTATTTAAATTAAACCATCCTTCAATTATCAAAGTTTATGATGCAGGGATGATAGGGAGCAGACCTTTTATTAGAATGGAATATTTTAATGGAAGAAATTTAAATCAAATTTTAAATGATTTTGGCACTTTAAAACAAGACAAAGCATTAGAATTAATAAAAAATATTGTAAAAGCATTAAATCATGCTCATGAAGAGATTGGAATTATTCATCGAGATTTAAAACCAAGTAACATAATGGCATCTATGCCAAATCAATTTAGAATTATTGATTTTGGTTTAAGTATATTTATAGAAAATGAACTTCATTCTAGGTTTACAAAAACTGGTGAAGGAACAATAAGCGGTTATTATAATGCTCCTGAATTAATACAAAATCCAAGATTAATAGATAAAAGATCTGATATTTATTCAATTGGAGCAATTTGGTATACTTTATTGATTGGTCAACCTCCAGCAGGAAGCTCATTTCTAGATATTTTATATGAAAATCCAGAAATCAGTAATGAATATGTAAAATGTATTGAAGGTTGTTTGAAAAATATTGAAAATCGAACAAAAAGTTGTACAGAATTACTAGACCAAATAGAAAAACTTTAG
- a CDS encoding DUF4394 domain-containing protein has translation MNKTNFNNRLASFFLLGTLALTILSCNNDDNDSSSMPPMAPDVNFTALTNTNAIVKYNARNLATPTSTTAITGLPSGEKIVSIDYRPATGQLYAVGTSSRLYFINEESGLATALGSAAFTPAISGASANINFNPTVDRIRLVTPTGQNLRLHPELGTVAATDGAINGGSTPSIGAVAYTNSVAGASTTQLFDIDFAQDKLYLQNPPNNGTLEEIGDLGVDFTGVGNFDILPDNSSALAVTYSNNVSSLFTVNLKTGKAEKVGTFGLAVIGIAFKTNAVAYAASSDNKLYRFDPTNPMMNSVAFVGLLASETIVGLDFRPANGTLFAITNQSRLLTVNTASGQVTAVGTSLAPAVSGTSIGFDFNPMVDRIRLVTNTGQNLRLHPDLGTVVATDLVLNPGTPAVSGAAYTNSFATTASTNLFVVDHTTNMLYNQNPPNNGTLVAVGALGIDVDADNGFDIGGSSNKAFGLFKVGGMTGVYSVNLTTGAATKIKDFNITATAMAVGLGF, from the coding sequence ATGAACAAAACAAATTTCAACAATCGCCTTGCTTCTTTTTTCCTTTTAGGAACATTAGCACTAACAATTCTTTCTTGTAATAATGATGACAATGATTCATCAAGTATGCCACCAATGGCTCCCGATGTGAATTTTACAGCATTGACCAATACTAATGCCATTGTAAAATACAATGCTAGAAATTTAGCAACACCAACTTCGACAACAGCTATTACTGGTTTGCCTAGTGGAGAAAAAATTGTGAGTATCGATTACCGACCAGCAACTGGACAATTGTATGCCGTAGGAACTTCAAGCCGTCTTTATTTTATTAACGAAGAATCGGGTTTGGCTACCGCTTTAGGATCTGCTGCTTTTACTCCAGCAATAAGTGGAGCTAGTGCTAACATCAACTTTAATCCAACTGTTGATAGAATTCGTTTGGTAACTCCAACGGGACAAAATTTACGTTTGCACCCTGAATTAGGAACTGTTGCCGCAACTGATGGTGCAATAAATGGAGGATCAACTCCTAGCATTGGAGCGGTGGCTTACACCAATAGTGTTGCAGGTGCTTCAACCACACAACTTTTTGATATTGACTTCGCACAAGATAAATTATACCTACAAAATCCACCAAACAATGGAACTTTAGAAGAAATTGGTGATTTAGGTGTTGATTTTACTGGAGTTGGAAACTTCGATATCCTTCCAGATAACAGTTCAGCTTTGGCCGTTACTTACAGCAATAATGTATCTTCATTATTCACTGTTAATTTAAAAACTGGAAAAGCAGAAAAAGTAGGTACTTTTGGATTAGCGGTTATCGGAATTGCTTTCAAAACCAATGCTGTGGCTTATGCAGCTTCGTCTGATAATAAATTATACCGATTTGACCCAACCAATCCAATGATGAATTCTGTTGCTTTTGTTGGACTTTTGGCTAGTGAAACTATTGTTGGTTTGGATTTTAGACCTGCAAACGGGACATTATTTGCCATCACTAATCAAAGTAGATTATTGACTGTAAATACTGCCAGCGGACAAGTTACTGCTGTAGGAACTTCTTTAGCACCTGCTGTATCAGGAACTTCTATCGGATTTGATTTTAACCCAATGGTAGATAGAATAAGACTAGTAACCAACACTGGTCAAAACTTAAGATTACACCCTGATTTAGGGACCGTTGTTGCAACAGATCTTGTCCTAAACCCAGGAACACCAGCTGTTAGTGGAGCTGCCTATACGAATAGTTTTGCTACTACTGCTAGCACTAATTTATTTGTTGTAGATCATACAACGAATATGCTTTACAACCAAAATCCTCCTAACAACGGAACTTTAGTAGCTGTAGGCGCTTTAGGAATTGATGTGGATGCGGATAATGGTTTTGATATTGGAGGAAGCTCTAATAAAGCTTTTGGTTTGTTTAAAGTTGGAGGAATGACAGGCGTATATTCTGTGAATTTGACCACTGGAGCTGCTACAAAAATTAAGGATTTTAATATCACTGCTACTGCAATGGCAGTTGGTCTAGGATTCTAG
- a CDS encoding GxxExxY protein, giving the protein MIKELSLRGICFVSELTIPIEYKGLELESDLRCDLFIENCLVLELKAVDKILPIHKAQLISYMNLLEAPMGLLINFNVGNIFHEGQQTYLGDFYKRLDEE; this is encoded by the coding sequence ATGATAAAAGAACTGTCTTTAAGAGGAATCTGTTTTGTGTCTGAATTAACCATACCTATTGAATACAAAGGTTTAGAATTAGAATCTGATTTAAGATGTGATTTATTTATTGAAAATTGTTTAGTTTTAGAACTTAAAGCTGTTGATAAAATACTACCAATACATAAAGCACAGCTAATTTCTTACATGAATCTTCTAGAAGCACCAATGGGCTTATTAATTAACTTTAATGTAGGTAATATTTTTCATGAAGGTCAACAAACATATCTTGGTGATTTTTATAAAAGATTAGACGAAGAATAA
- a CDS encoding SDR family NAD(P)-dependent oxidoreductase — protein MQNKIVLVTGGSRGLGKNMALSLAEKGLDVVLTYHSKKDEAEEVVAEIEKLGQKAVAIQLNVAEASSFDSFFQNVKSTLQNTFGTDKIDFLINNAGIGVHESIATTTENQLDNMVDIHFKGPFLLTQKALQLLNDGGGIVNISSGLTRFSFPGYAAYASMKGAIETLTSYQAKEFGDRKIRVNVVAPGAIETDFGGGAVRDNEQLNQFVASLTALGRVGLPDDIGGVVAFLCSEDAKWVNGQRIEVSGGMNL, from the coding sequence ATGCAAAATAAAATAGTGCTGGTTACAGGAGGAAGTCGTGGATTAGGAAAAAATATGGCTTTGAGTCTTGCCGAAAAAGGATTGGATGTAGTGTTAACTTATCACAGTAAAAAAGACGAAGCAGAAGAAGTTGTAGCTGAAATCGAAAAATTAGGACAAAAAGCAGTAGCAATCCAATTGAATGTTGCAGAAGCAAGCAGTTTTGATTCCTTTTTTCAAAATGTAAAATCAACTTTGCAAAACACTTTTGGTACAGATAAAATTGATTTTTTAATCAATAATGCAGGGATTGGAGTTCATGAAAGTATTGCCACAACCACCGAAAATCAATTGGACAATATGGTTGATATTCATTTCAAAGGGCCTTTTTTGTTGACTCAAAAAGCATTGCAATTACTGAATGACGGTGGCGGAATTGTAAATATCTCGTCTGGATTGACCCGTTTTTCATTTCCAGGATATGCTGCTTATGCTAGTATGAAAGGAGCAATAGAAACTTTGACTAGTTACCAAGCAAAAGAATTTGGGGATCGAAAAATTAGAGTAAATGTAGTAGCTCCTGGCGCTATAGAAACCGATTTTGGAGGTGGTGCTGTTAGAGATAACGAGCAACTCAATCAATTTGTTGCTTCTTTAACCGCTCTAGGACGTGTTGGTTTACCAGATGATATTGGCGGTGTTGTAGCTTTTTTATGCTCCGAGGATGCTAAATGGGTAAATGGTCAACGCATAGAAGTTTCGGGCGGAATGAATTTGTAA
- a CDS encoding (Fe-S)-binding protein, protein MNTTSDLKVVYFPSCINRSMGKNSFQTADDLQLTALTHQLLVRAGFTIIYPESIDSHCCGMPFSSKGFAEANHRQSGALENALLKASENGKYPILYDMSPCFYHSAAEFSNVLKIMDPIEFMLDYVMPHLTVKNKKDTVAIFPVCSVKKIGKTDQLIALSHLCADNVTIIDSNCCGFAGDRGFLVPELREHGLRNLKQQIPTHCKEGYSTSRTCEIGLENVSGIDFKSIFYLVDEVTK, encoded by the coding sequence ATGAACACAACCTCTGATTTAAAAGTAGTTTACTTTCCTTCCTGCATCAACAGAAGTATGGGTAAAAACAGTTTTCAAACTGCAGACGATCTTCAGTTGACTGCCTTAACCCATCAATTATTGGTCCGTGCCGGTTTTACCATCATCTATCCCGAATCAATAGATAGTCATTGCTGTGGAATGCCATTTTCGAGTAAAGGTTTTGCAGAAGCCAATCACAGACAATCCGGTGCCTTGGAAAACGCCCTTTTAAAAGCTTCGGAAAACGGAAAATATCCCATTCTATATGATATGAGTCCATGTTTTTATCATTCGGCAGCAGAATTTTCGAATGTCTTAAAAATTATGGATCCTATCGAATTTATGTTGGATTATGTGATGCCACATTTGACTGTAAAAAACAAAAAAGATACCGTTGCAATTTTTCCCGTTTGTTCGGTCAAAAAAATTGGAAAAACAGACCAACTTATTGCCTTGTCTCATCTCTGTGCTGATAATGTTACTATAATTGACAGTAATTGTTGTGGTTTTGCAGGCGACAGAGGTTTTCTGGTTCCAGAATTGCGCGAACACGGATTACGGAATTTAAAACAACAAATACCGACTCATTGCAAAGAAGGTTATTCCACGAGTAGAACCTGTGAAATTGGACTAGAAAATGTAAGTGGCATTGATTTTAAATCTATTTTTTATTTGGTGGATGAAGTGACGAAATAA
- the mfd gene encoding transcription-repair coupling factor has product MSKASLYTIYDNSPKIKQISDSLQQAEQKIQLNGLIGSSLSFVVQSLFKKTEKPFLLILNDKEEAAYYLNDLEQMIGEEDVLFYPGSYRRPYQIEDTDNANVLLRAEVLNRINSRKKPAVIVTYPEALFEKVVTRKELDKNTLKVAVGDQISIDFINEVLFEYEFKRVDFITEPGEFSVRGGIVDVFSFSNDNPYRIEFFGNEVDSIRSFDVETQLSIEKQKKITIIPNVENKFFQENRESFLEYINNQTVIFIQDAEGLFTKLDRLFAKATEIFENLNATVNHVSPNQLFLNQAEFIKKSLDFSVVELSSKAIYKTKKAFDFHIKPQPSFNKQFDLLLNNLNDNHFNGYKNYLFCSNDAQAKRFHDIFETLDEENSENIRKQYNTIVLPIYQGFIDEENQLACYTDHQIFERYHKFNIKNSVSKKQNITLKELTTLTVGDYVTHIDHGIGKFGGLQKIQVEGKTQEAIKLVYADNDIVYVSIHSLYKISKYNGKDGTPPKIYKVGSNAWKILKQKTKARVKNIAFNLIQLYAKRKLEKGFRFAPDSYLQNELESSFIYEDTPDQTKSTAEVKADMESDRPMDRLVCGDVGFGKTEVAIRAAFKAVDNSKQVAVLVPTTILAYQHYRTFSERLKDMPVSIGYLNRFRTAKQKAETLKQLAEGKLDIVIGTHQLVNKNVVFKDLGLLIVDEEQKFGVNVKDKLKTIAANVDTLTLTATPIPRTLQFSLMAARDLSVITTPPPNRYPIETNVVGFSEEMIRDAISYEIQRNGQVFFINNRIENIKEVAGMIQRLVPDARVGIGHGQMDGAKLEELMLAFMNGEFDVLVATTIIESGLDVPNANTIFINNANNFGLSDLHQMRGRVGRSNKKAFCYFICPPYSAMTDDARKRIQALEQFSELGSGFNIAMKDLEIRGAGDLLGGEQSGFINEIGFDTYQKIMNEAIDELKENEFKDLYENEDSGVEKEYVKDLQIDTDFELLFSDEYINNVTERLSLYNELGNVTNEEELVVFQNKLIDRFGPMPPRALALMNSIRIKWVATKVGIEKLVMKKGKMIGYFVSDQQSDYYTSNRFQKVIEFVQKNSSICVMKEKQTPAGLRLLLTFDNVKSTRIALELMELLGGE; this is encoded by the coding sequence TTGAGTAAAGCAAGCTTATATACGATTTACGATAATTCGCCAAAAATCAAGCAAATATCCGATAGTTTGCAACAAGCCGAACAAAAAATCCAGTTGAATGGATTGATAGGTTCGTCGCTTTCGTTTGTGGTACAATCGCTTTTCAAAAAGACGGAAAAACCATTTTTACTTATTCTAAACGACAAGGAAGAAGCGGCTTATTATTTGAATGATCTTGAGCAAATGATAGGCGAAGAAGACGTGCTTTTTTATCCTGGATCGTATCGTCGTCCGTACCAAATTGAAGATACCGACAATGCCAATGTTTTGCTTCGTGCCGAAGTGTTGAACCGCATCAATTCCCGCAAAAAACCGGCGGTTATTGTCACTTATCCTGAAGCGCTTTTCGAGAAAGTGGTAACTCGAAAAGAATTGGACAAAAACACCTTGAAAGTGGCTGTTGGCGACCAGATTTCGATTGATTTTATCAACGAAGTCTTGTTCGAATATGAATTCAAAAGAGTGGATTTCATTACCGAACCGGGCGAATTTTCGGTTCGTGGAGGAATTGTCGATGTGTTTTCTTTTTCGAATGACAATCCGTACCGAATTGAGTTTTTTGGCAACGAAGTAGACAGCATTCGAAGCTTTGACGTGGAAACCCAATTGTCCATCGAAAAGCAAAAGAAAATCACGATTATTCCCAATGTAGAAAACAAATTCTTTCAGGAAAACCGTGAAAGTTTCTTGGAATACATCAACAATCAAACGGTTATTTTCATTCAAGATGCCGAAGGTTTATTCACAAAACTAGACCGTCTTTTTGCCAAAGCCACAGAGATTTTTGAAAATCTGAATGCCACAGTAAATCACGTTTCACCAAATCAATTATTCCTGAATCAGGCAGAATTCATCAAGAAAAGTCTCGATTTTTCGGTTGTGGAATTGAGTTCCAAAGCGATTTATAAAACTAAAAAAGCATTTGATTTTCACATCAAGCCCCAACCGTCGTTCAACAAACAATTCGATTTGTTGCTGAATAATTTGAATGACAATCATTTCAACGGGTACAAAAATTACTTGTTTTGTTCGAATGATGCCCAAGCCAAACGTTTTCACGATATTTTTGAAACCTTGGACGAAGAAAATTCAGAGAATATCAGAAAGCAATACAACACGATTGTTTTGCCTATTTACCAAGGTTTTATCGATGAAGAAAACCAATTAGCTTGTTATACCGATCACCAAATTTTTGAGCGTTATCATAAATTCAACATCAAAAATTCGGTTTCCAAAAAGCAAAATATTACTTTAAAAGAGTTGACAACTTTGACAGTTGGTGATTATGTAACGCACATCGATCACGGAATTGGGAAATTTGGAGGTTTGCAAAAAATTCAGGTCGAGGGCAAAACTCAGGAAGCGATTAAATTGGTTTATGCCGACAATGATATTGTGTATGTGAGCATTCATTCGCTGTACAAAATTTCGAAATACAACGGAAAAGATGGAACACCACCCAAAATTTATAAAGTTGGGTCGAATGCCTGGAAGATTCTGAAGCAGAAAACCAAGGCACGTGTCAAAAATATTGCGTTCAATTTGATTCAGTTGTACGCCAAAAGGAAATTGGAAAAAGGATTCCGTTTTGCGCCCGACAGTTATTTGCAAAACGAATTGGAAAGTTCCTTCATTTACGAAGATACACCCGACCAAACCAAATCAACTGCTGAAGTCAAAGCCGATATGGAAAGCGACCGTCCGATGGATCGATTGGTTTGTGGAGATGTAGGTTTTGGAAAAACAGAGGTTGCCATTCGTGCCGCTTTCAAAGCGGTAGACAATTCCAAACAAGTGGCGGTTCTGGTTCCAACCACGATTTTGGCGTACCAGCATTACCGTACTTTTTCGGAACGATTGAAAGATATGCCCGTTTCTATTGGTTATCTGAACCGTTTTAGAACAGCCAAACAAAAAGCCGAAACCCTCAAACAATTAGCCGAAGGGAAACTCGATATTGTTATTGGAACGCATCAATTGGTCAACAAAAATGTGGTTTTCAAAGACCTCGGATTGTTGATTGTAGATGAGGAACAGAAATTCGGCGTCAACGTAAAAGATAAACTCAAAACCATTGCTGCCAATGTCGATACGCTGACCTTAACAGCAACGCCAATTCCGAGAACTTTGCAGTTTTCGTTGATGGCGGCACGCGATTTATCTGTAATTACAACACCTCCGCCCAATCGTTATCCTATCGAAACGAATGTGGTTGGTTTTAGTGAAGAGATGATTCGGGATGCGATTTCGTATGAAATTCAGCGTAACGGACAGGTTTTCTTTATCAATAACCGAATCGAAAACATCAAGGAAGTAGCCGGAATGATTCAGCGATTGGTTCCTGATGCTAGAGTTGGAATTGGTCACGGTCAAATGGACGGAGCCAAATTAGAGGAATTGATGTTGGCTTTTATGAACGGTGAATTCGATGTTTTGGTTGCTACAACGATTATCGAAAGCGGATTGGACGTTCCGAATGCAAATACGATTTTCATCAATAATGCCAATAATTTTGGATTGTCTGATTTGCATCAAATGCGAGGTAGAGTAGGGCGCAGCAACAAGAAAGCGTTTTGTTATTTTATTTGTCCACCATATTCCGCAATGACAGATGATGCCCGAAAACGAATTCAGGCTTTGGAACAATTCTCGGAACTGGGAAGCGGTTTCAATATTGCGATGAAGGATTTGGAAATTCGTGGTGCAGGAGATTTATTAGGAGGCGAACAAAGTGGTTTCATCAATGAAATTGGTTTTGATACCTATCAAAAAATTATGAACGAAGCTATCGATGAATTGAAGGAAAATGAATTTAAGGATTTATATGAAAACGAAGATAGCGGAGTCGAAAAGGAATATGTAAAAGACTTGCAAATCGACACCGATTTTGAGTTGTTGTTTTCGGACGAATACATCAATAATGTGACGGAGCGATTGAGTTTGTACAACGAATTGGGCAACGTGACCAACGAAGAAGAATTGGTTGTTTTCCAAAATAAATTGATTGACCGTTTTGGTCCAATGCCGCCACGTGCATTGGCTTTAATGAACAGCATTCGCATCAAATGGGTTGCCACCAAAGTAGGAATCGAAAAACTGGTAATGAAAAAAGGCAAGATGATTGGCTATTTTGTGTCCGACCAACAATCCGATTATTATACTTCAAACCGTTTTCAAAAAGTGATTGAGTTTGTTCAAAAAAACAGTTCTATCTGTGTAATGAAAGAAAAACAAACGCCTGCCGGATTACGTCTTTTATTGACTTTTGATAATGTAAAATCTACTCGAATAGCTTTGGAGTTGATGGAGCTGTTGGGAGGGGAGTAA